A stretch of the Conger conger chromosome 3, fConCon1.1, whole genome shotgun sequence genome encodes the following:
- the tmem88b gene encoding transmembrane protein 88 b, producing MSLSGTLEKGSPHHHPQDLGEVPGLQLHHQGNSHLHLTNSAASTLPEGTPAVVVPPPYSAAEGGGDGPLELRGSLDCWACSVLVTAQNLVIAAINACLAGLVFGLILTPATVMVVFGFLCHSTVRPSGSSLYCTDLLSDGGCVALLVVGFLLVTPLLVLALAAYCRLARHLQLGLCFIPYSRAVYKNLPAAQHRGLAGACCRGRGKGKGKVWV from the exons ATGAGTCTAAGTGGCACTCTGGAGAAGGGCTCgccccaccaccaccctcagGACCTGGGCGAGGTCCCTGGGCTCCAGCTGCACCATCAGGGCAACTCCCACCTCCACCTCACCAACTCTGCGGCCTCCACCCTCCCGGAGGGGACCCCGGCGGTGGTGGTGCCGCCCCCGTATTCGGCAGCGGAGGGCGGGGGCGACGGGCCCCTGGAACTGCGCGGGTCCCTGGACTGCTGGGCGTGTTCGGTGCTGGTGACCGCCCAGAACCTGGTCATCGCCGCCATCAACGCCTGCCTGGCCGGCCTGGTGTTCGGCCTCATCCTGACCCCCGCCACCGTCATGGTCGTGTTCGGGTTCCTGTGCCACTCGACG gTGCGGCCCAGCGGCTCCTCGTTGTACTGCACGGACCTGCTGAGCGATGGCGGCTGTGTGGCGCTGCTGGTGGTGGGCTTCCTGCTGGTGACCCCGCTGCTGGTCCTGGCGCTGGCCGCGTACTGCCGCCTGGCCCGTCACCTGCAGCTGGGGCTCTGCTTCATCCCCTACAGCCGCGCCGTCTACAAGAACCTGCCCGCCGCCCAGCACCGCGGCCTGGCCGGAGCCTGCTGCCGGGGCcggggcaagggcaagggcaaagtgtgggtgtga